CCTTCTAATATAGATTCCATCGGTATTTGTAACCAAAGAGGTTCTTTCCTTCTATGGGAGAAGGAAACAGGCAAGCCTCTGACCAAGCTAATCAGTTGGGCGGATGTAAGAGCAGGCAAGACCTCCGACCAAATGAATTCTAATACGATATGGAAGTTGATCCAATTCGTTTCCCGTATACTCGGAGGGATCACCGGTCATCCGATGTTGATCGCGACGTATTTACTTAAGTTTACTACGGACCATGCTTCCGTTCGTTTGAAATGGGTATTCGATCATCATCCTGAATTGCGCAAAAGATCTAAGAAGGGGGAAATATTATTCGGAACCTTGGACACTTGGTTCGTATACAAACTCACAAAAGGGAAGGAACATTTAAGTGATCCTTCGAATGCGACTGTTACCGGGATGTTCAATCCGTTCCAGTTGCAATGGAATGCACCTCTTTGCGGCATATTCGGGATCCCGACTAAGATCTTTCCGAATGTAAAGGATACTGCGGCCGATTTCGGATCTACGGATCCTTCTCTCTTTGGTGGAGTTGCAATTCCTATCCGAGCAGTAGTTGGGGATCAGATGGCTGCGTTATTCGGTCATGCATGCTTTGAAAAGGGAGGAGTTAAGATCTCTCAAGGTTCGGGAGCATTTGTGGACATGAATATGGGCGACAAACCTAAGATCTCTAAGAGAGGGCTGTTTCCTCTTGTTGCATGGAGATTGAACGGAAAACCAACATACATGTTAGAAGGGTTTACTGGTACAGTGGGAACTCTGATCGATTGGTTGGGAAAGGGAATCGGCCTCTCCGACACTCCTAAGGTATTGAATGAATTGGCCTCCCAGACACAAGATACGGGAGGTGTGATCTTTGTTCCTACAGCTTCCGGGATGAGATTTCCTCATTTTAACCCGAATGCAAAGGCCTCTGTTTTTGGACTTTCTCTCGCAACTCACAGAAGGCATGTGGCTCGAGCAGTCCTAGAGGGAATTGCATTATCTTTATTTGATATTCTAGAAGGAATTAAGAAGGATACGAATGTTCCGGTAAGTTCTATCATGGTGGATGGAGGAGTCTCTCAGTCGGACATTCTACTCCAATGCTTGGCGGATTTTTGCCAGGTCGATGTGAAGAGAGCCCCCGAGCCTGATATGACTGCGACAGGAGCAGCATACTTGGCCGGTCTAGGTTCCGGTTTTTGGAAATCCAAAGAGGAGCTTAGAAGTCTAGAAAAAGGCTATAAGATATTCAAACCGAAGATGGATCTGAAACTCAGAAAGGAAAAATTAGAACGTTGGCATAGGGCCGTTCAATCTACTCTTAAGATAGATTAAGAAATTCTAATTAGAGATCCGGATCGAACTAACTACAGTCGTTAGTTGCTCGGCCAACTCGTCTGTAGGTTCCTCGTCTCCGTTATAAGTGACGAGCACCATTCTTTTTTGGGCTGAGACCAGATATACCATCCAATGTCTGCCATCTTCTTTTAGGAATTCGCAGGCAATGATCTTTGCCCCTTCGTTATTGTTGAATACGACTGCCTTATCCGATTCGTATTCTATCCCGTGAGTCCCTAGATATCTTTCCAATTCCTTTTCTGGATCAAAGACCCCATCTTTGTTCTCGAATGCATATACTTGCATCGCGCCGGATCCATTCTCTTCGAAAAAGGCAGGTATGCCTTCGATCACTATATTCTGCCAGTGACCCGGAATCACCATAGTATACCATCCGGAGGGAGATCGATACAATTTGTATTCTGTTTTGCTGTCCATGGGAAAGACTCCGGGTTTTCAGTCATCTTGTCCTGAGTAAAAATACCTGCAAGCATGTTTGGGAAGACTTGACATTCGCATTATCTGGAGCGATCTTCTCTGATTGTGATCGCCATCCTTAAAAATAGAAGAGGGCCTTTCTATCTTATCACAACCTTCTTCGCCATTGTGTTTTTTGCGATATTTGCATCTTCTCTGGCCATTTTATTCTCTCTATTCTTGATCGCGATCCTCATCTCATATCCGATTCTTTTGGATTGGATCTCTCGGCTGTATGGTCAGGAAGATATTGCGGACGAAGTTCATTATGCTAAGACCAAGGATGGATGGAATATAGCTCTGCATCGTCATATTCCCCCGATTCCGAACCACACTCTTGCTCCAGTGATTGTTGTGCACGGGATCGCAACGAACAAGTATGTGATCGATCTGGACAAGAGACACTCTCTTCCTTATTATTTGAAACTGAGAGGATACGAGGTGTTTGCCGTTTCTTTGAGAGGAGCAGGCGCGTCCTATCATGAAAGTAGAGGAGGGTATGAGGATTTTACTTTTGATGATTTAGTAAAATATGATGTTCCTGCAATTCTTTCCAAAGTGCTTTCGATTACTGGAAGTAAGAGAGTGAATTGGGTAGGGCATTCGATGGGAGCTATGATCCTTTATT
Above is a window of Leptospira semungkisensis DNA encoding:
- a CDS encoding glycerol kinase 5; protein product: MAASKDKYVLSIDSGGSGIRAILFDKKGKIVSRQYEKTPPIIVEPGALEHDADKLWQALLSILKKTFRNRKFQPSNIDSIGICNQRGSFLLWEKETGKPLTKLISWADVRAGKTSDQMNSNTIWKLIQFVSRILGGITGHPMLIATYLLKFTTDHASVRLKWVFDHHPELRKRSKKGEILFGTLDTWFVYKLTKGKEHLSDPSNATVTGMFNPFQLQWNAPLCGIFGIPTKIFPNVKDTAADFGSTDPSLFGGVAIPIRAVVGDQMAALFGHACFEKGGVKISQGSGAFVDMNMGDKPKISKRGLFPLVAWRLNGKPTYMLEGFTGTVGTLIDWLGKGIGLSDTPKVLNELASQTQDTGGVIFVPTASGMRFPHFNPNAKASVFGLSLATHRRHVARAVLEGIALSLFDILEGIKKDTNVPVSSIMVDGGVSQSDILLQCLADFCQVDVKRAPEPDMTATGAAYLAGLGSGFWKSKEELRSLEKGYKIFKPKMDLKLRKEKLERWHRAVQSTLKID